In a single window of the Leisingera daeponensis DSM 23529 genome:
- a CDS encoding DUF3422 family protein, with translation MPPIQDHPLRYPLTNELHARPFPAMSSPCTVVYLAVKQPNEAEHRDRMQDLHHLTDLLDRHGAPHPQPGATHHMAQIGRHMLKWEQHTEFVSYTVYSDGTGSRAFDPADFEVFPADWLAAAPGQRITSTMFRVEPRPADAAVRTLAQEWFVPESVVVSQVLDGSAVIAGDFRIDPAGHMRFAVFPNAETGSQRIGRIVQRLCEIETYRAMAMLGFSRARGLTPTISALDTHLSEMMVAMTGGSAPAEQTLSQLLTVSAELEAMAARSAFRFSATGAYDALVNQRVRLLRETRHEGFQTLAEFMLRRFEPAMRTVKSTEKRLETLANRARRAGELLRTRVDVERSAQNQALLASMDRRADMALRLQHTVEGLSVVAISYYAVSLAAYALYPLTTALDISKGSLTALITLPVVGLVWLGVRRIRKKLH, from the coding sequence ATGCCCCCGATCCAGGACCACCCCCTGCGGTATCCGCTGACCAATGAACTGCACGCCCGGCCGTTCCCTGCCATGTCCAGCCCCTGCACGGTGGTGTACCTGGCGGTCAAACAGCCCAATGAGGCCGAACACCGCGACCGGATGCAGGATCTGCACCATCTGACGGATCTGCTCGACCGCCACGGGGCGCCGCACCCGCAGCCGGGGGCGACGCATCATATGGCGCAGATCGGCCGCCACATGCTGAAGTGGGAACAGCATACCGAATTCGTCAGCTACACCGTCTACAGCGACGGGACCGGCTCGCGGGCCTTTGATCCGGCGGATTTCGAGGTGTTCCCGGCGGACTGGCTGGCCGCGGCGCCGGGGCAGCGCATTACCTCTACCATGTTCCGGGTCGAGCCCCGGCCTGCGGATGCCGCGGTCAGGACGCTGGCGCAGGAGTGGTTCGTGCCGGAAAGCGTGGTGGTTTCGCAGGTGCTGGACGGCAGTGCGGTGATCGCGGGCGATTTCCGCATCGACCCGGCGGGCCATATGCGGTTTGCGGTGTTCCCGAACGCCGAAACCGGCAGCCAGCGGATCGGCCGGATTGTGCAGCGTCTGTGCGAGATCGAGACCTACCGGGCGATGGCGATGCTGGGATTCTCCCGCGCCCGCGGCCTGACCCCGACCATTAGCGCGCTGGACACTCACCTGAGCGAAATGATGGTTGCGATGACCGGCGGTTCAGCACCGGCGGAGCAGACCTTGTCTCAGCTGCTGACGGTCTCGGCGGAGCTGGAGGCGATGGCGGCGCGCTCTGCCTTCCGGTTCAGCGCGACGGGGGCTTATGACGCCCTTGTCAACCAGCGCGTCCGCCTGCTGCGCGAGACGCGGCACGAGGGGTTCCAGACGCTGGCGGAATTCATGCTGCGCCGGTTCGAGCCTGCCATGCGGACGGTTAAATCCACCGAGAAGCGGCTGGAGACGCTGGCCAACCGGGCCCGCAGGGCAGGGGAGCTGCTCCGGACCCGGGTCGATGTGGAGCGGTCTGCGCAGAACCAGGCGCTGCTGGCCAGCATGGACCGCCGCGCCGATATGGCGCTGCGGCTGCAGCACACGGTCGAGGGGCTGTCGGTGGTGGCGATCAGCTATTACGCCGTGTCGCTGGCCGCCTATGCGCTTTACCCGCTGACAACGGCGCTGGATATCAGCAAGGGCAGCCTGACGGCGCTGATCACTCTGCCGGTTGTCGGGCTGGTATGGCTGGGCGTGCGGCGGATCCGGAAGAAGCTGCACTGA
- a CDS encoding YeeE/YedE family protein, translating to MFETFGFEETTAREVSVLFALGIGALFGVLAQLTRFCFRRALVGEDRRQAAGVWAMALAVAVAGTQAAVAQGWISFAEHRLMAQDLPLLAIALGGLMFGAGMILTRGCASRLLVLAGSGNLRALLVIAVFAITAHATLKGVLAPVRTALGAVTLPAGEQISLAALPGGALLWSGVIAAAALLTALRSGNRVLTLAGAAALGVLVPAAWVGTGYVLFDEFDPIAMESLSFTAPAADTLFFVIASSSIPAGFGAGLAGGVLAGALAAAALSGSFQWQSFESPRQTGRYLAGAVLMGTGGVLAGGCTVGAGLAGIPTLSLAALLALAFIAIGGLGMNAALSAASSGSAARPAIPARQPAE from the coding sequence ATGTTCGAAACATTCGGCTTTGAAGAGACCACGGCACGGGAAGTTTCCGTTCTGTTTGCGCTTGGCATCGGCGCCCTGTTCGGCGTGCTGGCGCAGCTGACCCGCTTTTGCTTCCGCCGCGCCCTGGTTGGCGAGGACCGCCGCCAGGCTGCCGGTGTCTGGGCAATGGCCCTGGCAGTGGCCGTTGCGGGCACCCAGGCGGCCGTGGCACAGGGCTGGATCAGCTTCGCGGAGCACCGGCTGATGGCGCAGGATCTGCCGCTGCTGGCGATTGCACTTGGCGGGCTGATGTTCGGCGCCGGCATGATCCTGACGCGCGGCTGCGCCTCACGTCTGCTGGTGCTGGCAGGCAGCGGCAACCTGCGGGCGCTTTTGGTCATCGCGGTCTTTGCCATCACCGCCCATGCCACGCTGAAGGGCGTGCTGGCCCCGGTCCGCACCGCGCTTGGCGCGGTCACGCTTCCCGCGGGCGAACAGATCTCCCTTGCTGCCCTGCCCGGCGGCGCACTGCTGTGGAGCGGTGTCATCGCCGCCGCGGCCCTGTTGACCGCTCTGCGCTCCGGCAACCGGGTGCTGACGCTTGCCGGCGCAGCGGCGCTCGGCGTGCTGGTGCCCGCGGCCTGGGTTGGCACCGGCTATGTGCTGTTTGACGAATTCGACCCCATCGCGATGGAAAGCCTGTCCTTCACCGCGCCTGCCGCTGACACGCTGTTCTTCGTGATCGCCTCCAGCTCCATCCCTGCGGGGTTTGGCGCCGGGCTGGCCGGCGGGGTACTGGCCGGTGCGCTGGCCGCCGCAGCGCTCAGCGGCAGCTTCCAGTGGCAAAGCTTCGAAAGCCCCCGCCAGACCGGCCGTTACCTGGCCGGTGCCGTGCTGATGGGCACGGGCGGCGTACTGGCCGGCGGCTGCACCGTGGGCGCCGGGCTGGCGGGCATCCCGACGCTCAGCCTCGCAGCCTTGCTGGCGCTGGCCTTCATCGCAATTGGCGGCCTTGGCATGAACGCCGCGCTCAGTGCAGCTTCTTCCGGATCCGCCGCACGCCCAGCCATACCAGCCCGACAACCGGCAGAGTGA
- a CDS encoding ABC transporter permease, with translation MTDKERFVPDEGMAPASTAVPGAGALEELHNPPRSQWQDVWDQFKSHRGALMGGALFLFIILAVYLGPYLWDIDATKIDIRARNQGPSWAHPFGTDQLGRDMLARMMAGGATSVSVGLTAMLLALFLGSFIGVLAGFFKKLDGPLMRMTDLFLALPLLPLLLVMMLLFREPLNATFGPEQGIFILIVASIGVTSWMPTARIVRGDVLALKEREFVMAARSIGTTNSGLITRHILPNVLSPIMVSATLGIATAIITESSLSFLGLGFPPDFPTWGRLLFDATDYLQQYPERVFWPGMAISLTVLSVNYLGDGLRDALDPRIRGR, from the coding sequence ATGACTGACAAGGAACGCTTTGTGCCCGACGAAGGCATGGCGCCCGCCTCGACCGCGGTGCCCGGTGCAGGCGCGCTGGAGGAGCTTCACAACCCGCCGCGCAGCCAGTGGCAGGATGTCTGGGACCAGTTCAAGTCGCACCGCGGCGCGCTGATGGGCGGGGCCCTGTTCCTGTTCATCATCCTGGCGGTCTACCTGGGGCCTTATCTCTGGGACATCGATGCCACCAAGATCGACATCCGCGCCCGCAACCAGGGCCCGAGCTGGGCGCATCCCTTCGGCACCGATCAGCTGGGCCGCGATATGCTGGCCCGGATGATGGCAGGCGGCGCGACCTCGGTCTCCGTGGGTCTGACAGCGATGCTGCTGGCGCTGTTCCTGGGCTCCTTCATCGGGGTGCTGGCCGGCTTCTTCAAAAAGCTGGACGGCCCGCTGATGCGGATGACCGACCTGTTCCTGGCGCTGCCGCTGTTGCCGCTCTTGCTGGTGATGATGCTGTTGTTCCGCGAGCCGCTGAACGCTACCTTCGGGCCGGAACAGGGGATCTTCATCCTGATCGTGGCCTCGATCGGCGTGACCAGCTGGATGCCCACCGCGCGGATCGTGCGCGGCGACGTGCTGGCGCTGAAGGAGCGCGAGTTCGTGATGGCGGCGCGTTCCATCGGCACCACCAACAGCGGGCTGATCACCCGGCACATCCTGCCCAACGTGCTGTCGCCGATCATGGTCTCGGCCACGCTGGGAATCGCCACGGCGATCATCACCGAGTCCTCGCTTTCCTTCCTCGGCCTCGGCTTTCCGCCGGATTTCCCGACCTGGGGGCGGCTGCTGTTTGATGCCACCGACTATCTGCAGCAGTATCCTGAGCGGGTGTTCTGGCCTGGCATGGCGATCTCGCTGACGGTGCTGAGCGTGAACTACCTGGGCGACGGGCTGCGCGACGCGCTGGACCCGCGGATCCGCGGCCGCTGA
- a CDS encoding ABC transporter permease: protein MLTFTIRRLILAVPTLLFISLVIFLLLELAPGDPMAQVPLTVPPEVKEKMREALGLGQPMHIRFWKWLVQFFWIEPQVLIDHYLGTSFSAGDLRVISWQTRSPVMDIVIQRIPQTLWVVGTAYVVAILIALPIGIYSAYRQYSWFDQLGTFVSMVGFSVPPFFSGVLVIVIFSVQLGWFPSIYDTTHVVDSWDAFVYQLKQMIMPVMVLALQITAQLSRFMRASMLDNLNQDYVRTARAKGLSEYVVVMVHVLRNSMIPVVTVIALGIPSIFGGAIITEQVFKVNGIGQLLIGAIQANDLPMVQTLTFIFAVLIVLFNLIADVLYGILDPRIRYD from the coding sequence ATGCTGACCTTTACAATCCGGCGGCTGATCCTGGCAGTACCAACACTGCTGTTCATCAGCCTCGTGATCTTCCTGCTCCTGGAGCTCGCCCCGGGCGACCCGATGGCGCAGGTTCCCCTGACCGTCCCCCCCGAAGTCAAAGAGAAAATGCGCGAGGCGCTTGGCCTCGGCCAGCCGATGCATATCCGCTTCTGGAAGTGGCTGGTGCAGTTCTTCTGGATCGAACCGCAGGTTCTGATCGACCATTACCTGGGCACGTCCTTCTCTGCAGGCGACCTCAGGGTGATCTCCTGGCAGACCCGCTCGCCGGTGATGGACATCGTGATCCAGCGGATCCCGCAGACCCTGTGGGTTGTCGGCACCGCCTATGTGGTCGCCATCCTGATCGCGCTGCCGATCGGTATCTATTCCGCCTACCGCCAGTACAGCTGGTTCGACCAGCTCGGCACCTTCGTGTCGATGGTCGGCTTCTCGGTGCCGCCGTTCTTCTCCGGCGTCCTCGTGATCGTCATCTTCTCGGTGCAGCTGGGCTGGTTTCCGTCGATCTATGACACCACCCATGTGGTCGATAGCTGGGACGCCTTTGTCTACCAGCTGAAGCAAATGATCATGCCGGTGATGGTGCTGGCGCTGCAGATCACCGCGCAGCTTTCGCGCTTCATGCGGGCCTCGATGCTGGACAACCTGAACCAGGATTACGTCCGCACCGCCCGCGCCAAGGGCCTGAGCGAATATGTCGTGGTGATGGTCCACGTGCTGCGCAACTCGATGATCCCGGTTGTGACAGTGATTGCGCTGGGGATTCCGTCGATCTTTGGCGGTGCCATCATCACCGAACAGGTGTTCAAGGTGAACGGCATCGGACAGCTGCTGATTGGCGCTATCCAGGCCAACGACCTGCCGATGGTGCAGACGCTCACCTTCATCTTTGCGGTGCTGATCGTGCTGTTCAACCTGATCGCCGACGTGCTGTACGGCATTCTTGACCCGAGGATCCGCTATGACTGA
- a CDS encoding peptide ABC transporter substrate-binding protein: MKLKSLLMGAVATAALAPAAFAERGSDGQVNIIYWQAPSILNPFLSGGTKDIQAASLVIEPLARYDPEGNMVPYLATEIPTVENGGVSEDLTSITWKIAPGIKWSDGSDFTAHDVKFTADYCMHPEGGCAQLTKFEGVSSVELVDDMTVKVNFDKPTPFPYGPFSGGESPILQKAQFENCMGARAPECTDANFAPIGTGPFVVDEFKPNDVITMSANPNYRDPAKPAFAKVLFKGGGDATAAGRAVMETGEFDYAWNLQLAPEVIAQMEAGGKGKPVAGFGSLVERIMLNQTDPSPDLPEGERSTAKHPHPFLKDPAVYKAMSMAIDRPLLVEVGYGKAGKVGCNWVPAPAAFASDTFDCSTQDIEGAKAMLEEAGYKDTNGDGVRETPDGKPMKILYQTSTNAVRQDFQALIKEWWSQIGIESELRNINASVFFGGDPGSPDTFQKFYADVEMYANNFDGTDPQAYLANGLCDKAPKPESQWQGENISRFCNEEFDQLHAELTKTAGLEARAEIGRRLNDIMVENGGMIPLVHRGRLSAHSNTLGGVHLNVWDSELWNAADWYRIK; the protein is encoded by the coding sequence ATGAAACTCAAATCCCTATTGATGGGGGCCGTTGCCACGGCGGCCCTGGCGCCAGCAGCCTTTGCTGAGCGCGGGTCCGATGGCCAGGTCAACATCATCTACTGGCAGGCGCCGTCGATCCTGAATCCGTTCCTGTCCGGCGGCACCAAGGACATCCAGGCCGCCTCGCTGGTGATCGAGCCGCTGGCCCGCTATGACCCCGAGGGCAACATGGTGCCCTATCTGGCAACCGAGATCCCGACCGTTGAAAACGGCGGCGTCAGCGAAGACCTGACCTCGATCACCTGGAAGATCGCGCCCGGCATCAAATGGTCCGATGGCAGCGACTTCACCGCTCATGACGTGAAATTCACCGCCGATTACTGCATGCATCCCGAAGGCGGCTGCGCGCAGCTGACCAAGTTCGAGGGCGTAAGCTCGGTCGAACTGGTGGACGACATGACCGTCAAGGTCAACTTCGACAAGCCGACCCCCTTCCCCTATGGCCCGTTCTCCGGCGGTGAAAGCCCGATCCTGCAGAAGGCGCAGTTCGAGAACTGCATGGGCGCCCGCGCGCCGGAATGCACCGACGCCAACTTTGCCCCGATCGGCACCGGCCCGTTTGTGGTGGATGAGTTCAAGCCGAACGACGTGATCACCATGTCGGCCAACCCCAACTACCGCGATCCGGCCAAGCCCGCGTTTGCGAAAGTGCTGTTCAAGGGCGGCGGCGATGCCACCGCGGCCGGCCGCGCGGTGATGGAAACCGGCGAGTTCGACTATGCCTGGAACCTGCAGCTGGCGCCGGAAGTGATCGCCCAGATGGAAGCAGGCGGCAAAGGCAAGCCGGTTGCGGGCTTCGGCTCGCTGGTAGAACGCATCATGCTGAACCAGACCGACCCTTCGCCGGACCTGCCGGAGGGCGAACGCTCCACCGCCAAGCATCCGCATCCGTTCCTGAAGGACCCGGCCGTCTACAAGGCGATGTCGATGGCCATCGACCGCCCGCTGCTGGTGGAAGTCGGCTATGGCAAGGCCGGCAAGGTCGGCTGCAACTGGGTGCCCGCGCCTGCGGCTTTCGCATCCGACACCTTTGACTGCTCCACCCAGGACATCGAAGGCGCCAAGGCGATGCTGGAGGAAGCCGGCTATAAGGACACCAATGGCGACGGCGTGCGGGAGACCCCGGACGGCAAGCCGATGAAGATCCTGTACCAGACCTCGACCAACGCCGTGCGCCAGGACTTCCAGGCGCTGATCAAGGAGTGGTGGAGCCAGATCGGCATCGAATCCGAGCTGCGCAACATCAACGCCTCGGTGTTCTTCGGCGGCGACCCGGGCTCGCCCGACACCTTCCAGAAGTTCTATGCGGACGTCGAAATGTACGCCAACAACTTCGACGGCACCGACCCGCAGGCCTATCTGGCCAACGGGCTGTGCGATAAGGCGCCGAAGCCGGAATCCCAGTGGCAGGGTGAGAACATCTCGCGCTTCTGCAACGAGGAGTTCGACCAGCTGCACGCCGAGCTGACCAAGACTGCCGGCCTTGAGGCCCGCGCCGAAATCGGCCGCCGCCTGAACGACATCATGGTCGAAAACGGCGGCATGATCCCGCTGGTGCACCGCGGCCGCCTGTCGGCGCACTCCAACACGCTGGGCGGCGTTCACCTGAACGTCTGGGACAGCGAGCTGTGGAACGCAGCTGACTGGTACCGCATCAAGTAA
- a CDS encoding ABC transporter ATP-binding protein has translation MLDNAIASIRNLRVEFQTKDGPVVGVENVSFDVSPGETVCIVGESGSGKSVSSLSLMRLVEFGGGEIAGGELLFNRREGGETDLAASEQDMMKQIRGNEIGMIFQEPMTALNPVFTVGRQLTEGLRIHKNMTKAQAEERALELLRQVRIPEPERRLRQYPHELSGGMRQRVVIAMAMACEPRLLIADEPTTALDVTIQAEILALMDRLKRETGTAVMFITHDMAVVAQMADRVVVMYRGNKVEEGTVEEIFENPKHDYTKALLAAVPKLGEMRGKHYPEPMKLMGVEDQKIEPIKGTDEVLLDVQNLTTRFPVKGGLLRRTISNVHAVEDVSFKVFKGQTLSLVGESGCGKSTAGRSILRLVEPLSGKVDFEGRDVLKFSASQMHKARQDMQMIFQDPFASLNPQMQLIDQVAEPLRNYGLAKGSELHDRVASLFDRVHLPRSFMRRYPHEMSGGQRQRIAIARALALNPKLIVADEAVSALDVSVQAQVLNLMMELQAELGLSFLFISHDMAVVERVSHHVGVMYLGRIVEIGPRDRVFENPLHAYTQALMKAVPIADPRQRKSEKELNFKPIPSPIHEVGYQAEPSEYLELEPGHFVLTTDSGY, from the coding sequence ATGCTGGACAACGCCATTGCGTCCATTCGAAACCTGCGTGTTGAGTTTCAGACCAAGGATGGCCCGGTGGTCGGGGTGGAGAACGTCTCCTTTGACGTGAGCCCGGGCGAAACCGTCTGCATCGTTGGGGAATCCGGCTCCGGCAAATCGGTTTCCTCGCTGTCGCTGATGCGCCTGGTGGAATTCGGCGGCGGCGAGATTGCGGGCGGCGAGCTGCTGTTCAACCGGCGGGAGGGCGGCGAGACCGACCTGGCCGCCTCCGAGCAGGACATGATGAAGCAGATCCGCGGCAATGAGATCGGCATGATCTTCCAGGAGCCGATGACCGCGCTCAATCCGGTGTTCACCGTCGGCCGCCAGCTGACCGAAGGCCTGCGCATCCACAAGAACATGACCAAGGCCCAGGCCGAGGAACGCGCGCTGGAGCTGCTGCGCCAGGTCCGCATCCCCGAGCCGGAACGGCGCCTGCGGCAGTACCCGCACGAACTGTCCGGCGGCATGCGCCAGCGGGTGGTGATCGCCATGGCGATGGCCTGCGAGCCGCGTCTCTTGATCGCGGACGAGCCGACCACCGCGCTCGACGTGACCATCCAGGCCGAAATCCTCGCCCTGATGGACCGGCTGAAGCGCGAGACCGGCACCGCGGTGATGTTCATCACTCACGACATGGCGGTCGTCGCCCAGATGGCCGACCGCGTGGTCGTCATGTACCGCGGCAACAAGGTCGAGGAAGGCACCGTCGAGGAGATCTTCGAGAACCCCAAGCACGACTACACCAAGGCATTGCTGGCAGCGGTGCCGAAGCTGGGCGAGATGCGCGGCAAGCACTACCCCGAGCCGATGAAGCTGATGGGGGTCGAGGACCAGAAGATCGAGCCGATCAAGGGCACCGACGAGGTGCTTCTGGACGTGCAGAACCTGACCACCCGCTTCCCGGTCAAGGGCGGCCTGCTGCGCCGCACCATCTCCAACGTCCACGCTGTCGAGGATGTCTCCTTCAAGGTCTTCAAGGGGCAGACCCTGTCGCTGGTCGGCGAATCCGGCTGCGGTAAATCCACCGCGGGCCGCTCGATCCTGCGGCTGGTGGAGCCGCTGTCGGGCAAGGTGGATTTCGAAGGCCGCGACGTTCTGAAATTCAGCGCCTCCCAGATGCACAAGGCGCGCCAGGACATGCAGATGATCTTCCAGGATCCCTTTGCCTCCCTGAACCCGCAAATGCAGCTGATCGACCAGGTGGCGGAACCGCTGCGCAACTACGGCCTGGCCAAGGGGTCGGAACTGCACGACCGCGTCGCCAGCCTGTTCGACCGCGTCCACCTGCCGCGCAGCTTCATGCGCCGCTACCCGCACGAAATGTCGGGCGGCCAGCGCCAGCGCATCGCCATTGCCCGCGCGCTGGCCCTGAACCCCAAGCTGATCGTCGCGGACGAGGCCGTCTCGGCACTCGACGTGTCGGTGCAGGCGCAGGTCCTGAACCTGATGATGGAGCTGCAGGCGGAACTGGGCCTCTCCTTCCTGTTCATCAGCCACGACATGGCGGTGGTGGAGCGCGTCAGCCATCATGTGGGTGTTATGTACCTGGGCCGCATCGTCGAAATCGGCCCCCGCGACCGCGTGTTTGAGAACCCGCTGCACGCCTATACCCAGGCGCTGATGAAGGCGGTCCCGATCGCCGACCCGCGCCAGCGCAAGTCGGAGAAAGAGCTGAACTTCAAACCGATCCCGTCGCCGATCCATGAGGTCGGCTATCAGGCGGAGCCATCGGAATATCTGGAGCTGGAACCCGGCCATTTCGTGCTGACCACCGACAGCGGCTACTGA
- a CDS encoding SDR family NAD(P)-dependent oxidoreductase → MIAVAPQDRPVALVTGAARGIGQAIAQELTGDYSVAITHLETSPADSTVLALRADFRDPETAARVVERTLQHFGRIDLIVNNAGAIASDGPEVFDCSALREMFDVNLFAAQGVLAAALPHLRPGAAVISISSVNARMPPAGAALFGASKAALELWTRGMAKELGPRGIRVNAVAPGAVNDPQNPRPPELAAEFEKLTALGRLPSPSDIAAAVSFLAGDGASFITGEVLTVSGGYRL, encoded by the coding sequence ATGATAGCGGTAGCACCGCAGGACCGGCCTGTCGCCTTAGTGACCGGAGCTGCCCGCGGGATCGGGCAGGCCATCGCTCAGGAGCTGACCGGGGACTACTCTGTGGCGATAACACATTTGGAGACCAGTCCTGCGGACAGCACTGTTCTCGCGTTACGCGCAGATTTCCGCGACCCCGAAACCGCGGCCAGGGTGGTGGAGCGCACGCTGCAGCACTTTGGCCGGATAGATCTGATCGTTAATAATGCCGGTGCTATCGCATCGGACGGTCCGGAAGTCTTCGACTGCTCTGCCCTGCGGGAAATGTTCGATGTAAACCTCTTTGCCGCTCAGGGGGTGCTGGCTGCTGCGCTTCCGCATCTCCGGCCTGGTGCGGCTGTCATCTCGATTTCTTCGGTAAACGCAAGAATGCCTCCAGCTGGAGCTGCGTTGTTCGGGGCCAGCAAAGCGGCGCTGGAACTGTGGACCCGCGGCATGGCCAAAGAGCTGGGACCGCGCGGTATCCGGGTGAATGCAGTGGCTCCGGGTGCGGTCAACGACCCGCAGAACCCAAGGCCGCCGGAGCTGGCGGCTGAATTCGAAAAGTTGACTGCGCTGGGCCGGTTGCCCTCGCCGTCTGATATAGCAGCGGCGGTTAGCTTCCTGGCAGGGGACGGAGCAAGCTTCATAACTGGCGAGGTGCTTACCGTCTCAGGGGGCTACAGACTATGA
- the argE gene encoding acetylornithine deacetylase, translating into MTKKLTPLEIMERLVSFPTVSRDTNLPLVDWVQDYLSSHGIESHRWVDLDQPHKAAVFAHAGPWEEGAVVLSGHTDVVPVDGQPWDSDPFTVVERDGKYFGRGTCDMKGYDALAIWALVEAHEQGVKRPLQLALSFDEEIGCTGAPPMIEAMQPVLPKGSAVIVGEPSMMKAVTGHKGGTGFATHVVGFEVHSSLMHTGVSAIMQGARLIDWANQKNAENMAKAPGEVQAMFNPPWTTCHVGMIEGGTAHNITAKDCRFMMDFRVVPGESPAGWEAAYLAKVREIEAEMQAVHTEARIDVSKHFDVPGLVPEQDGAAEALVRSLTGDNGSHVVSYGTEAGQFQQAGYSAVICGPGDIAQAHQPNEYITVAQFNAGHSFMRGLVEKLRA; encoded by the coding sequence ATGACTAAGAAACTGACGCCGCTGGAGATCATGGAGCGCCTGGTCTCTTTCCCGACGGTGAGCCGGGATACAAACCTGCCGCTGGTGGATTGGGTGCAGGACTATCTCTCCTCCCATGGCATTGAAAGCCATCGCTGGGTGGACCTGGACCAGCCGCACAAGGCCGCCGTCTTTGCCCATGCCGGCCCTTGGGAAGAGGGCGCGGTGGTGCTGTCGGGCCATACCGATGTGGTGCCAGTGGACGGCCAGCCCTGGGACTCCGATCCCTTCACGGTGGTGGAGAGGGACGGCAAATACTTCGGCCGCGGCACCTGCGACATGAAGGGCTATGATGCCCTCGCCATCTGGGCGCTGGTCGAGGCGCATGAGCAGGGCGTCAAGCGCCCCCTGCAGCTGGCGCTGAGCTTTGACGAGGAGATCGGCTGCACCGGGGCGCCGCCGATGATCGAAGCGATGCAGCCTGTGCTGCCCAAGGGCTCCGCCGTGATCGTGGGCGAGCCTTCGATGATGAAGGCGGTGACCGGCCACAAGGGCGGCACCGGCTTTGCCACTCATGTGGTCGGGTTCGAGGTTCATTCCTCGCTCATGCACACCGGCGTCAGCGCCATCATGCAAGGCGCGCGGCTGATCGATTGGGCCAACCAGAAGAACGCGGAGAACATGGCCAAGGCGCCGGGCGAAGTGCAGGCGATGTTCAACCCGCCCTGGACCACCTGCCACGTCGGCATGATCGAGGGCGGCACCGCCCACAACATCACCGCCAAGGACTGCCGCTTCATGATGGATTTCCGGGTGGTGCCGGGGGAGAGCCCTGCCGGTTGGGAGGCCGCCTATCTCGCCAAGGTCCGTGAGATTGAGGCCGAGATGCAGGCCGTCCATACGGAGGCCCGTATCGACGTGTCCAAGCATTTCGACGTCCCCGGCCTGGTGCCGGAACAGGACGGCGCCGCGGAGGCGCTGGTGCGCAGCCTGACTGGTGACAACGGCTCCCATGTGGTCAGCTACGGCACCGAGGCGGGGCAGTTCCAGCAGGCCGGCTACTCCGCCGTCATCTGCGGCCCCGGCGATATCGCCCAGGCGCATCAGCCCAACGAATACATCACCGTGGCGCAGTTCAATGCGGGCCACAGCTTCATGCGCGGGCTGGTGGAGAAGCTGCGGGCCTAG